A genomic segment from Micromonospora echinaurantiaca encodes:
- a CDS encoding mycothiol transferase yields the protein MDVNDLLTETYDRLPALVRAAVDGLTPEQLRHPPGPGANPVGWLVWHLTRLQDHHVSDAFGVKQLWATGDWAERFGLSPDPDDTGYAHTPEQVAAVRPESAGALVDYHEAVAARTRTFLAGLRPPDLDRVVDESWDPPVTLGVRLVSVVEDDLQHLGQAAYVRGLIERGWRP from the coding sequence ATGGACGTGAACGACCTGCTGACCGAGACGTACGACCGGCTGCCCGCACTCGTCCGCGCAGCGGTCGACGGCCTCACCCCGGAACAGCTGCGGCACCCGCCTGGGCCGGGCGCGAACCCGGTCGGCTGGCTGGTCTGGCACCTGACCCGGCTCCAGGACCACCACGTGTCCGACGCGTTCGGCGTGAAGCAGCTCTGGGCCACCGGCGACTGGGCGGAGCGCTTCGGGCTCAGCCCGGATCCCGACGACACGGGCTACGCGCACACCCCGGAACAGGTCGCCGCGGTGCGTCCGGAGAGCGCGGGAGCGCTGGTGGACTACCACGAGGCGGTGGCGGCGCGCACCCGCACGTTCCTGGCCGGACTACGTCCGCCCGACCTGGACCGGGTGGTCGACGAGTCCTGGGACCCGCCGGTGACCCTCGGCGTCCGGCTGGTCTCCGTGGTCGAGGACGACCTGCAGCACCTCGGCCAGGCCGCCTACGTGCGCGGGCTGATCGAGCGGGGCTGGCGGCCGTAG